aaatattaggaaaatgatttaaatgactattttgtctagtgcaaaattaaattttaaaggataaaaaaggcgaacgtCATTTTGTTAAGGGActttgtgcttttaatatagtataaatagatatagatagataaatGTACAAAATGTGTCTCTTTGCATAAACATTACTTATCACTTAACGTGGTTAATAAATGAATTTTTTAGCTCGCTTTATGCTTAACTATAGTAAACTATATGGTTTGCTATAAACACCAATCTTTATATCCCTATATAAACACATGTGTTTATTGATTaccgaaattttttattttgtgccTCATACAGTGACACTAGTTGTATAAGACATTTTTTTTGTCTCATAATTCTGTGGACCTAGATTTTTATGAATTCAGAAGTATTAAATTAGGTCCACAAATTTGTAAGACAAAAAAGTGGTACGAGGCACACAATAAAACTTCTCGTTGATTACCTACAAAAATCAAGTCTATAAGTCATAGACGTGAACATTTGATTTTTAGTAAAAGTGAAACCATTTGCTAAAACTCAAGTTTGTTACTATTAACTTTTGTCTTCTTGTTTTAATTGCTAAAATAGTACTCCATCCGATCCACaataactaatttttttttattgtccaaaatatatgattttttcagatttcaagaatgaattaattttttttttataattgtcTTCGGAGTAAATAGTATTTGAGTATGTATTAGACttgtttatgtgaagagatattaaaggttaatatgatcaattttattattaattaatgttaaaaggtgaataTTTGAAAACGACAAAAAATTTATTTATTGTGGACCGCATGGAGTATATTAAGCTTTATTTAACAGATAAGATTCTTGATTATGGGGTTAAGCACTTTTCTAGTACTTGACTTTTGGTTGCACTCTCTAGTAGTAGTATTTAATAACTTTGAAAAGTTCAGTTTGAAGACCCTTTTTCAAGACTTGTTGTTTAGTCATTTTTATCACTGAGTTCtcattttcttgttttatttaatTCCTGCACTATTCTGTTGTTTTTGCTTTTATTAGCTACCAAAAGTAATTGTATTTGTTAGCAGataaattttcttaaataaaagaAACCATTCTTGATTTCAACAAGACTCTGgtatttggttagctccattgtCAGCATTTTTTATTGAATTAAATTGGTGGGGTTGGTTTTTTCCTCTTCTATTCAAGAAAGATTGAGTCTTTCTTGGaaaattttacatttttttggtGGGGTTCAATTTTTTCCATTTCTTTAGAATTCTTGGTAAGGGATCATTGAAAAAGATGAAATCTTTAATCTTCTTCAAGTTGTTAAAAGTGCTGATTTTTTCTATGTTATTTGTGTGTGTTTTGAGTAAGGAGTGTACTAACACTTTTACTCAGTTATCATCTCACACTTTTAGATATGATTTATTGTCCTCAAATAATGAAACCTTGAAAAATGAGATTTTTAGCCATTATCATTTGACTCCTACTGATGATTCAGCTTGGTCTAATTTACTTCCTAGGAAGATTTTAAGGGAGGAGGAAGAATTTAATTGGATTATGATGTATAGAAAGATAAAGAATTCTGGTGAATTGAAAGAAATTGAGGGTTTACTGAGTGAAGTTTCACTTCATGATGTGGGATTAGAGCCTAATTCAATGTATGGAATTGCTCAACAAACTAATTTGGAGTATTTGTTGATGTTGGATGTTGATAGATTGGTTTGGAGTTTTAGGAAAACAGCTGGTCTTGAGACTGTTGGTGAGCCATATGGAGGTTGGGAGGCTCCAAACGGAGAGCTTCGCGGTCATTTTGTCGGTTAGTTTTGTTTTATATCTTTTAGCATTTGACTTATTTTTATTAGTTGTAATAGATGATGTGAATTCCACCTTTATGAGCTTGTTCACATTGCCTATCCCAAGCCCGGATAATGGAGCGAGAGTTGCAGTAGGTTGATAGTCAGCATAAAACTAGTCAATTTATGATGAAATCCCCACAATACTAAATGTATCATTGGGACGTGCTCACTTAGGCAAAATTTACGTTTTATATAATATTGGTTTGCGTTGATCATTAATGGAATGACATGATCAGCCAGGATTCATATATCCGACACCAACTTACTTGAGATTGAGGCAtggtagtagtagtggttgtTGTGTTGTAATTGATGATGTGCATATTTACGCATGGGATTTTGTTTGTTCGCAGTACTTGTGATTTTCGTGTTGAATTAGAAGAAGAGTGTTGAATTAGAAGAAGAGTCGAAATATCTTTTCATGTAATTGAGATGGCCTCTTAGGACAGAATTTTCCAAACAATTTGATTTTACTGCCTACTGTTTAAAGCTGCATATCTGTGCTGTTGTATGCATTAAATACTTCATGAATATGAGTTGTTATTGTCGCCGCTTTTTGTTGATCTCCTGAATGTATAATCTGTTATAATCTTTGTTACATGATTCAAGAATCAAACTCGATAGATATCCTAATGTTACTTTGAGAAACAACTATTTGTTATGTTTCAGAATATGTTCCTTTTTGATCATTTTTATACAAACTCGTATCATTTTGCTTCTTTTGTAACTTTTAGGTCATTACCTTAGTGCCACAGCACAGATGTGGGCTAGCACCCACAACGACAGTCTTGAAGAGAAAATGTCTGCTGTTGTTTCTGCACTATCTGCTTGCCAAGAAAACATGGGTACAGGTTACCTTTCTGCTTTTCCGTCTGAGCTATTTGACCGCTTTGAAGCTATAGAACCAGTTTGGGCACCATATTATACGATTCACAAGGTGGATGTGCTTTTGAATTCGATTACTGTTGCTTATTTACATATTTTTTGCTCTTAAATGAGTGGTTTTACTCAAATTGGTCTTTTGACAGATATTGGCAGGTCTTTTGGATCAGTATACTTTAGCGGGCAATGATCAAGCTTTGAGAATGACTACGTGGATGGTTGATTACTTCTACAATCGGGTGCAAACTGTGATTTCGAAATACACCattgaaaggcattgggattcaTTAAATGAAGAAACTGGCGGCATGAATGATGTTCTTTATAGGCTGTACAGAGTAACGGTGTGTATAATTTTTCCAGTACACAGTCTAACCTTTCCTATCATAATAGTTTCAGTTCACTAATTTATTGTCAACAGATAAATAAAATACCTATTGAGTGCAGTGAACTTTGATAGATCTTTCATACTATGCCCAATCCCGAAATTGGTTCTATACATATGACCAGCAAGGAGAAAAATAAATGCAATAGCTAAATGGTGATGGGCAATGTCAGTCAGCCATAAACTTTGCGCTTGTGGATGGAATCCCCCAAGAAGAGTTAGAATGGCAGTTCCCGCCCCTTGGGCAGTACCAAACGTAAAACGGATAGTGGATTTGTTTGTCTTTTGTTAAATCTTTTTCACGGCTCGATAGATAATTTGATAAGCCAATGATTTTTTCCGTGTTTCAGAATACGGTTAAAAATTGTGGTAGATTTCACCATTTAGGTGCCTGAATCTGCATTTTCTGCCTTTGCATTGCTATTTCGTGATTCCGTCCAACCTCCATCGTTATATATTGTGCTTTAGTAAATCAGGTAAAATTGCATAATTTCATATAAGCTATCTTTTGCAAAATGCAGCCTTTCCGAGCAGATATGCATATATTATTGTTCTGTATTATCTGCCTTGTCTCTTGACTATTATTTGAATAATCCTGTTTTTTATTGTCCTATAAATGCTATTGCAGGGAGATTCAAAGCACTTATTGTTGGCTCACCTTTTTGACAAACCATGCTTTTTAGGGCGCTTAGCTGTCAAGGTATAAATCCCTATTCTCTCCAAATTCTCATTCATTGTAACAGACTAAATATCGACTAGTATCTACTTTCGATTACTTTCAATGATTCAACTAATTGCTGTCTTAACTTTAATTGGAACACCTCATCGGCACAAGATATAGTACGAATCAAATTCCTTTTTCCAGGAAAGTCATTTAACTTGTCTTGTTGTAGAAGTTCAAAATCAGTCATGCTTTTGTATGTTGATAGCTGAGTATCAAACATAAAGGTAGTACGTCTGGGTGGCAGTACAAAATGGGTTTTTGgctgcttgccttgagatttatacTTCTTTATCGCCATAGTTACTTATGTAACTAAATATGGCTTTCAATAGTTTTATATCCGTTGTCCCATGGTTTAGGTTGATTATATATGATCCATGATTACTATAGTTGCACGTGTGACCAACATTAACTTTATtatttgatgttttttttttcttcctttaggCTGATGATATATCAGGTTTTCATGCAAATACGCACATCCCAATTGTTATTGGATCTCAACTGCGTTATGAGATTACTGGTGATCCAATTTACAAGGTAAACTATTTTGCTTTTGGAAGTCTATCTTCCTTTTGTTATTCTTGTTAGAGAATAAATTACGCAAAAAGGTGTGATGTAGGGCATTGAGAACATAATACGATGCGAATATATTTATTGACGTCAATCCTGATTAAGAGTTTCTGACAACATTTCATTGTGTTCGTAAATCCATAATTAGGAAATCGGGATATTTTTCATGGATATTGTCAATTCTTCCCACAGCTATGCAACTGGAGGGACATCAGTCAATGAATTTTGGTAAATACAGTCTATGTAATCTAATTGTTGATAAATCAGTTCTATTATTTGTCAATTAAGCACATTATGCACAAAGTTAATATATAATGTGCTCCTTTCTTTTGCTCGCTTCATTTAAAGTTCTTTATTTCCCCCCTTCTCTTCTATACCAACCTGAGCAGGTCCGATCCGAAGCGGTTGGCGAGCACACTAAATACGGAGAATGAGGAATCGTGTACAACCTATAATATGCTCAAGGTGTGTGCATGAAGTTGTTTCATTTTCGCTCCTAGGGGAAGAGAGGATATAGTGCCGTATGTGTTTATTCATGCATAAATGCTAAACATTTGTAGGTTTCGCGCCACCTGTTTAGATGGACCAAAGAAATGGCATATGCTGATTATTACGAGCGAGCGTTAACAAATGGCATACTCAGCATCCAAAGAGGAAGTGATCCTGGAGTGATGATATATATGCTTCCACTTCATCGTGGTGGTTCCAAGGCTCGGAGCTACCATGGATGGGGATCACCGTTTAATGACTTTTGGTGCTGCTATGGGACAGGTGTTGAAATCAATATTCACTCCGATCCTTCACCCTTCTTCTCTGGCAAAGAACATGTCTTCTTTAAGTTCTCAGAAACATCTCAAATTCCTTGTTAAAACTTCCTCTCATTTTTCGTTTGCATCTCTTACAATGTGGCAGTACAAATTCCTTATATCTGCTACTTCACATGCTAATGTCAAATTTCTGACATTCCAGTTTTACCTCGTAGAtctataactaataaaacaaGTAAACAGATTTAATTTGTAGTTTTCCTTTTTGTCTTGTGTAGGAATTGAATCATTCTCCAAGTTGGGAGATTCTGTATATTTTGAAGAGAAAGGGAATTCTCCTGGCCTTTATATTATCCAGTATATATCTAGCTCTCTTGATTGGAAGTCCAGGCAAGTTTTGGTGAGTCAGAGCGTAGAACCTGTTGTTTCGTGGGATAATTGCCTTTGAGTGACAATTACAGTCTCCTCAAAGGGGGTATGCGTTCTAACTTATTTTGTCCCTTTGATATCTTTCCGTTTGTTGTGAACTTTATTTGGCAATAGTACCTCAAATTGCGTCTCTCATTTCGTTGGGAGCTTCATTACTTTTCCATAGTATGCACTAGGTACAATGTTGTGTTTTCTGCAAAGTTCCCATTAACCCTTTACCTTTGTTGAAAATACTGCAATTGGAACATAAACTATTACATTCTTTCGAAATTGTTTCCTTCAGAGTGCATCGTCTACATTGAATCTGAGAATACCAAGTTGGACAGATTCAACTAGTGCAAAAGCATCACTGAACGGAGAGGATTTGTCTCTACCCTCTCCAGGTCTGAACTTTATCACGTCAAATTTTCACCTAGATTATGTCCTTTGTATAATTTTCTGACTTTTTGACGCAGGTAATTTCCTAACGATAACCCGGAGTTGGGGCTCAGGTGACATAATCACCCTCGAGCTGCCCATGAGTCTTAGGACAGAAGCCATTAAAGGTAGTAAAATTAAGACGTTTCTTTGTCTCATCGATGACATATGTTCTATTCACAAAAGCTAAGGGATCATATAGTATAGCTGCTGATGAATTCTTGTATATGGTGCTTCAGATGACCGGCCAGAGTATGCATCGATACAGGCAATTCTTTATGGTCCATATCTTCTTGCTGGCCATTCTAGTGGTGATTGGGACATCGAAACAAAGTCAGCCACTTCTCTTTCAGATTTGATTACTCCAGTTCTAGCTGACTATAATTCTCATTTAATATCTCTCGCACAAGAATCTGATAACGCAACATTCGCTCTGACAAGCACGAATCACTCGATTCAAATGGAGATGTACCCTGAAGCCGGAACAGACTCTGCTGTCAGTGCTACCTTCAGACTCATCGCAAATGACAAAGTATCTGTCAAGCTTTCCGAACCACAAGATTTTGTCGGGAAACTAGTCATGTTAGAGCCCTTTGATTTTCCCGGAATGTTCATAAATCATCAAGGGCAGGAACAAAGTCTCGATATCACACAATCCTCAGATGGCGATGGTTCTTTGTTCCGTTTGGTTGCTGGATTGGATGAGAAGGACGGGACAGTTTCGTTAGAATCTGATGCACAAAATGGTTGCTACATCTATAGTGGTGTGGACTACAAGGACATTTCAAGTGTCAAACTTAACTGCAATTCAGAGTCCTTAGATTCTGAATTCAAGCAAGCAGCAAGTTTTAAGTTGGGAAATGGGATTACTCAGTATCATCCTATTAGTTTTGTGGCAAAAGGGGCTATGAGAAACTTTGTTTTAGCACCATTACTTAGCTTTAGAGATGAATCTTATACTGTGTATTTCAACATTCAATCATAGTTCTAGTAAAGGGAGGCTAGAGTTGTTTCATATAACAATAACACTAAGCTGTCAGTTTGGTTTACTGTTTTAACATATACAACCCCAGCATAAAATTTTGCATAAGTTGTTCAATGTTTGGTAGATTATATTACAAGAAAAAATAATCGCCGCTTACGAGTAAATCTCATGAGTGGTCATACAACTTTGTGTTCATTACTCAAAAGTcgtttttctttcctttgttaCGTAAAAGTTATTTAACTTTGTGTTCATTACccaaaagtcacttttctttcttttgttatacaaaaatcattttactatgcTCTTGTTATCATAATAATCACTTTGACCAGATTTTACAAATCTTTCACCTGAAAAGTCTATTATGCCGTTGGCATTATAAATCCTCTCATTTATATAATACCTTCTATATTATATGATATACAATATACTTTTACCTAGGTATTTTACTTATAATTGaaataacttaatattattttatttattatttttataatatattcgtacattatatattttttattttttatttttaagataTATGAGTAGAATTATTAAATTTGTCAGTAACATTACCGTGAATACCACGTTCGTTAAAACTTctaatttgtttttactattttaaataaatattaaaaataaattttttttatcatttttatatttaaaatatgTTCATGTTTGAATATGATTAAACAAATTGAGTGCCATGGAAAAATTAAATGTATagatatattataaaaataataaataaaataattaaaattatttaattataagtaaaatacttagataaaaatatattatatagtatataatatagaagGTATTACATGAATGAGAGAATTTATAATGTCAAGGACATAATTGATTTTTATCTGGCCAAGATGACTTTTGTGATAAatagagtaaaataaaataatgtttgtgtaacaaaagaaagaaaagtgatttTTGGGTAATAAACACAAAGTTGAATGATTTTTACGTAacaaaatgaataaaagtgacTTTTGCATATTGAACACAAAGTTGAATGACCACGCATAAAATTTACTCCACTGCTTACTAATATCCACATAAGTTATGCATGAACCCATATATTATGTGATGTAGCATATAAAATAAGAATACATGAATATTCATAactaaaagcaaaaaaaaaaaagcaattttCCCAATAGTACAAATATCATATAACCCCTATAATTAAAGACACCATTCTCATTAAATGGAAACCGCCGGAACCAAACACCTATAAACTCAACGTGGATGACTCATGTTTAGGAAATCCAGGCAAAGGCGGCATAGGAGGCAAGGGGCAATGGAGAATGGGTTTTGGGGTTTAACATGAGTATTTCACATGCAACTAATATATACATGGAAACACTAGCATTACTGCATGGACTGAAT
The Nicotiana sylvestris chromosome 11, ASM39365v2, whole genome shotgun sequence DNA segment above includes these coding regions:
- the LOC104223507 gene encoding uncharacterized protein yields the protein MKSLIFFKLLKVLIFSMLFVCVLSKECTNTFTQLSSHTFRYDLLSSNNETLKNEIFSHYHLTPTDDSAWSNLLPRKILREEEEFNWIMMYRKIKNSGELKEIEGLLSEVSLHDVGLEPNSMYGIAQQTNLEYLLMLDVDRLVWSFRKTAGLETVGEPYGGWEAPNGELRGHFVGHYLSATAQMWASTHNDSLEEKMSAVVSALSACQENMGTGYLSAFPSELFDRFEAIEPVWAPYYTIHKILAGLLDQYTLAGNDQALRMTTWMVDYFYNRVQTVISKYTIERHWDSLNEETGGMNDVLYRLYRVTGDSKHLLLAHLFDKPCFLGRLAVKADDISGFHANTHIPIVIGSQLRYEITGDPIYKEIGIFFMDIVNSSHSYATGGTSVNEFWSDPKRLASTLNTENEESCTTYNMLKVSRHLFRWTKEMAYADYYERALTNGILSIQRGSDPGVMIYMLPLHRGGSKARSYHGWGSPFNDFWCCYGTGIESFSKLGDSVYFEEKGNSPGLYIIQYISSSLDWKSRQVLSASSTLNLRIPSWTDSTSAKASLNGEDLSLPSPGNFLTITRSWGSGDIITLELPMSLRTEAIKDDRPEYASIQAILYGPYLLAGHSSGDWDIETKSATSLSDLITPVLADYNSHLISLAQESDNATFALTSTNHSIQMEMYPEAGTDSAVSATFRLIANDKVSVKLSEPQDFVGKLVMLEPFDFPGMFINHQGQEQSLDITQSSDGDGSLFRLVAGLDEKDGTVSLESDAQNGCYIYSGVDYKDISSVKLNCNSESLDSEFKQAASFKLGNGITQYHPISFVAKGAMRNFVLAPLLSFRDESYTVYFNIQS